The following proteins are encoded in a genomic region of Burkholderia pyrrocinia:
- a CDS encoding (2Fe-2S)-binding protein, which produces MITLTVNGSEQHFDGNPGMPLLWYLRDVLGHTGTKFGCGMALCGACTVHLDGVAIRSCITPVAAASGKRVTSIEGLSTDLTHPLQQAWQELNVAQCGYCQSGQIMQAASLLKTNPHPTDADIDNAMSGNICRCGTYTRIRAAIRLAVRRGGAA; this is translated from the coding sequence ATGATCACGCTGACCGTCAACGGTAGCGAACAGCACTTCGACGGCAATCCCGGCATGCCGTTGCTCTGGTATCTGCGCGATGTCCTCGGCCACACCGGCACCAAGTTCGGCTGCGGCATGGCGCTGTGCGGCGCGTGCACCGTGCATCTCGACGGCGTCGCGATCCGGTCGTGCATCACGCCCGTCGCGGCTGCTTCCGGCAAACGCGTGACGTCGATCGAGGGACTGTCGACGGACCTGACCCATCCGCTGCAGCAGGCCTGGCAGGAGCTGAACGTCGCGCAATGCGGCTACTGCCAGTCCGGGCAGATCATGCAGGCCGCGTCGCTGCTGAAGACGAATCCCCATCCGACCGACGCCGACATCGACAATGCGATGTCCGGCAACATCTGCCGCTGCGGCACCTATACGCGCATTCGCGCGGCGATCCGGCTGGCCGTGCGCCGCGGAGGTGCCGCATGA
- a CDS encoding xanthine dehydrogenase family protein molybdopterin-binding subunit has translation MSLPELSVLNESRRALLLGFASGGLLLAFGVPSLARAAAPVQPPVSANPQYGGAGMPHGLRDDPHLFVAIAPDGAVTVTCIRSEMGQGVRTSVALVVADELGADWARVKVAQAVGDEPRYGNQNTDGSRSLRQSFAALRRAGAAARTMLEQAAATAWGVDARQVKVTVHEIVDTKSGRRLGFGELAAKAAALPVPDPATVVLKAPAEFRYIGKGETALIDGRDIVGGRAHYGIDTRLDGMLYAVVARPPAYGDTVASFDASAAEKLPGVVKVVQLASTPLPSGFQPLGGVAVVARDTWTAIQARAQLKVDWKHGPNANYDSAAYRKTLEAAAAQPGDVIRNDGDAAGALAGAAKRVRATYYIPHLAHATMEPPAAVARVADGRCEVWTCTQAPQTTRDEIAKALGLPTEHVTVNVTLLGGGFGRKSKPDYVVEAALLSKAVGAPVKLTFTREDDIAHDYFHAVSLEAFDGGIDASGKVVAWQHRTVAPSIQSTFRAGVVHEQPGELAQGIADLPFAIPNVRIENPAAQAHTRIGWFRSVYNIPHAFGIQSFVSELAHAAGRDPKDFLLELIGPARRFEPHITVKNVNYGEDPALYPVDTGRLRRVVETVAREAGWGRRLPKGHGLGIAAHRSFVSYTAAVCEVQVGADGKISVPRVDIAIDCGPQVNPERVRSQLEGAVVMGLGIALHGEITFKDGHPEQSNFNGFQVLRMNEAPREIRVHLVAPDDFATPLGGVGEPGLPPVAPALTNAIFAATGTRIRSLPVADQLAKPHAG, from the coding sequence ATGAGCTTGCCCGAACTCTCCGTTCTCAACGAAAGCCGTCGCGCGCTGCTGCTCGGCTTCGCCTCCGGCGGGCTGCTGCTCGCGTTCGGCGTGCCGTCGCTCGCGCGCGCGGCCGCGCCGGTGCAGCCGCCCGTCAGCGCGAATCCGCAGTATGGCGGCGCGGGGATGCCCCACGGGTTGCGCGACGATCCGCATCTGTTCGTTGCGATCGCACCGGACGGCGCCGTCACCGTGACCTGCATCCGCTCCGAGATGGGGCAGGGCGTGCGCACGAGCGTCGCGCTCGTGGTGGCCGACGAACTGGGCGCGGACTGGGCGCGCGTGAAGGTCGCGCAGGCTGTCGGCGACGAGCCGCGCTACGGCAACCAGAATACCGATGGCTCGCGCAGCCTGCGCCAGAGCTTCGCCGCGCTGCGCCGTGCGGGCGCGGCCGCGCGCACGATGCTCGAGCAGGCCGCTGCAACGGCATGGGGTGTCGACGCGCGCCAGGTCAAGGTGACGGTGCACGAGATCGTCGACACGAAGAGCGGCCGCAGGCTCGGCTTCGGCGAGCTTGCCGCGAAAGCGGCCGCGTTGCCGGTGCCGGATCCCGCCACCGTGGTGCTGAAAGCGCCGGCCGAATTCCGCTATATCGGCAAGGGCGAAACGGCCTTGATCGATGGCCGCGACATCGTCGGCGGCCGTGCGCACTACGGGATCGACACGCGGCTCGACGGCATGCTGTATGCGGTCGTCGCGCGACCGCCGGCCTACGGCGACACGGTGGCGTCGTTCGACGCATCGGCCGCCGAGAAGCTGCCGGGTGTCGTCAAGGTCGTGCAGCTCGCGTCGACGCCGCTGCCGTCCGGCTTCCAGCCGCTCGGCGGCGTGGCCGTCGTCGCGCGCGACACGTGGACGGCGATCCAGGCGCGCGCGCAGTTGAAGGTCGACTGGAAGCACGGGCCCAACGCGAACTACGATTCGGCCGCCTATCGCAAGACGCTTGAAGCGGCCGCCGCGCAGCCGGGCGACGTGATCCGCAACGACGGCGACGCGGCCGGCGCGCTCGCCGGCGCCGCGAAACGCGTACGCGCGACGTACTACATCCCGCATCTCGCGCACGCGACGATGGAGCCGCCCGCGGCCGTCGCGCGTGTGGCCGACGGCCGCTGCGAAGTGTGGACCTGCACGCAGGCGCCGCAGACCACGCGCGACGAGATCGCGAAAGCGCTCGGACTGCCGACGGAGCACGTGACGGTCAACGTGACGCTGCTCGGCGGCGGTTTCGGCCGCAAGTCGAAACCGGACTACGTGGTGGAGGCGGCGCTGCTGTCGAAGGCGGTCGGCGCGCCCGTCAAGCTGACGTTCACGCGCGAGGACGACATCGCGCACGACTATTTCCATGCCGTGTCGCTCGAAGCCTTCGATGGCGGGATCGATGCGTCGGGGAAAGTGGTGGCGTGGCAGCATCGCACGGTCGCGCCGTCGATCCAGTCGACCTTCAGGGCAGGCGTCGTGCACGAGCAGCCGGGCGAGCTCGCGCAAGGGATCGCGGACCTGCCGTTCGCGATTCCGAACGTGCGGATCGAGAATCCGGCCGCGCAAGCGCACACGCGGATCGGCTGGTTCCGTTCGGTCTACAACATCCCGCACGCGTTCGGGATTCAGAGCTTCGTGTCGGAGCTGGCGCACGCGGCCGGCCGCGACCCGAAGGATTTCCTGCTCGAGCTGATCGGGCCCGCACGGCGTTTCGAGCCGCACATCACGGTGAAGAACGTGAACTACGGCGAGGATCCCGCGCTGTATCCGGTCGATACCGGGCGGCTGCGGCGCGTGGTCGAGACGGTCGCGCGCGAAGCCGGCTGGGGGCGCAGGCTGCCGAAGGGGCACGGGCTCGGGATCGCCGCGCATCGCAGCTTCGTGTCGTACACGGCGGCGGTGTGCGAGGTGCAGGTCGGTGCGGATGGCAAGATCTCGGTGCCGCGTGTCGACATCGCGATCGACTGCGGGCCGCAGGTCAACCCGGAGCGCGTGCGCTCGCAACTCGAGGGCGCGGTGGTGATGGGGCTCGGCATTGCGCTGCACGGCGAGATCACGTTCAAGGACGGCCATCCGGAACAGAGCAACTTCAACGGTTTCCAGGTGCTGAGAATGAACGAGGCGCCACGCGAAATCCGCGTGCATCTGGTCGCGCCGGACGACTTTGCGACGCCGCTGGGCGGCGTGGGCGAGCCGGGCCTGCCGCCCGTTGCGCCGGCGCTGACCAACGCGATCTTCGCGGCGACCGGCACGCGCATCCGCAGCCTGCCGGTCGCCGATCAGCTCGCGAAGCCGCACGCGGGTTGA
- a CDS encoding class II aldolase/adducin family protein, translating to MASSDVSLKQTVFPAEWDARVNLAAAYRLTALFGWDDLVFTHISARVPGPEHHFLINPYGMMFDEITASSLVKVDLDGRKVSDSPYEINPAGFTIHSAVHAARDDALCVMHTHSINGVAVSAQEAGLLPLSQQSLGVLASLGYHDYEGIALNEGEKSRLVRDLGANTNLMLRNHGLLTVGATPADAFVAMYFFEAACMIQVRAQAGGSALLPIAPPILDGIRQQIAAVTRGMGAGALVWPGLLRRLDRRNPGYAE from the coding sequence GTGGCCTCATCCGATGTCAGCCTGAAGCAGACGGTTTTCCCCGCCGAATGGGATGCGCGAGTCAACCTGGCGGCTGCCTATCGCCTCACCGCGCTGTTCGGCTGGGACGATCTCGTGTTCACCCATATCTCCGCGCGTGTGCCCGGCCCGGAACACCATTTCCTGATCAACCCGTATGGAATGATGTTCGACGAGATCACGGCCTCGTCGCTGGTCAAGGTGGATCTCGACGGACGCAAGGTGTCCGATTCGCCGTACGAGATCAATCCGGCCGGCTTCACCATTCACAGCGCGGTGCATGCGGCCCGCGACGACGCGCTGTGCGTGATGCATACGCATTCGATCAACGGCGTTGCCGTGTCGGCGCAGGAAGCGGGCTTGCTGCCGCTGTCGCAGCAGTCGCTCGGCGTGCTGGCGTCGCTCGGTTATCACGACTACGAGGGCATCGCGCTCAACGAGGGCGAGAAATCGCGCCTCGTGCGCGACCTGGGCGCCAACACGAACCTGATGCTGCGCAACCACGGGCTGTTGACCGTCGGCGCCACGCCGGCCGATGCGTTCGTCGCGATGTACTTCTTCGAAGCGGCCTGCATGATCCAGGTCCGCGCACAGGCCGGCGGCTCGGCGCTGTTGCCGATTGCGCCACCGATTCTCGACGGCATCAGGCAGCAGATCGCCGCGGTGACGAGAGGGATGGGCGCCGGGGCGCTCGTCTGGCCCGGATTGCTGCGCCGGCTCGATCGACGCAATCCCGGGTACGCGGAGTAG
- a CDS encoding acyl-CoA dehydrogenase has product MSLLMSRRDLAFLLYDWLDAEALVALPRYAEHSRETFDAVLDTSERIAEDLFAPHAARGDREEPHFDGERVTLIPEVGPAVRAFADAGLIAAGHDEALGGMRLPKLVEAASFLFFQAANIATAAYPFLTVANANLLVAHGSPAQIDAFARPELEGRFLGTMCLSEPQAGSSLSDMTTRADFEGDSPLGPRYRLTGNKMWISGGEHELAENIVHLVLAKIPDEHGRLLPGTRGISLFIVPKYLPGTDGGARGAHNDVTLAGLNHKMGYRGTTNCLLNFGEGTRYRPEGRAGAIGYLVGKPNHGLAFMFHMMNEARIGVGAGAVALGYTGYLHALDYARNRPQGRALGPAGKDAAAPQVPIVAHPDVRRMLLAQKAYVEGGLALILYCAKLVDEGRAHDDAEVRANAARLLDILTPIAKSWPSQWCLAANDLAIQVHGGYGYTRDYAVERLYRDNRLNPIHEGTHGIQALDLLGRKVAQDDGALLRALDVRIGTTVERARTLDAGMREQADALAQRWVRLCDVTQQLGAIGDPQARLANASVYLEAFGHLVVAWLWLDVTLAAHGHGGDFHDGKRAAARYFFNWELPKVDAQLDLLSSVDTTTLDMRDAWF; this is encoded by the coding sequence ATGAGCCTGTTGATGTCGCGACGCGATCTCGCGTTCCTGTTGTACGACTGGCTCGATGCCGAAGCGCTCGTCGCGCTGCCGCGCTACGCGGAGCACAGTCGCGAGACCTTCGATGCGGTGCTCGACACCAGCGAGCGGATCGCCGAGGACCTGTTCGCGCCGCATGCGGCGCGCGGCGACCGGGAAGAGCCGCATTTCGACGGTGAGCGCGTGACGCTGATCCCGGAAGTCGGACCGGCCGTGCGCGCCTTTGCGGATGCCGGGCTGATTGCCGCGGGCCATGACGAAGCGCTCGGTGGCATGCGGTTGCCGAAGCTGGTCGAAGCCGCGTCGTTCCTGTTCTTCCAGGCCGCGAACATCGCGACCGCCGCGTATCCGTTCCTGACCGTCGCCAACGCGAACCTGCTCGTCGCGCACGGCAGCCCCGCGCAGATCGACGCGTTCGCGCGCCCGGAACTGGAAGGGCGCTTCCTCGGCACGATGTGCCTGTCCGAACCGCAAGCCGGTTCGTCGCTGTCCGACATGACGACGCGTGCGGATTTCGAAGGCGACTCGCCGCTCGGCCCGCGCTACCGGCTGACCGGCAACAAGATGTGGATTTCCGGCGGCGAACATGAGCTGGCGGAGAACATCGTCCACCTCGTGCTCGCCAAGATTCCCGACGAACACGGCCGGCTGCTGCCCGGCACGCGCGGCATCTCGCTGTTCATCGTGCCCAAGTACCTGCCGGGAACCGATGGCGGCGCCCGCGGCGCGCACAACGACGTGACACTCGCCGGGCTGAACCACAAGATGGGCTATCGCGGCACGACCAACTGCCTGCTGAATTTCGGCGAAGGCACGCGCTATCGTCCGGAAGGGCGTGCGGGTGCGATCGGCTATCTGGTCGGCAAGCCGAATCACGGCCTCGCATTCATGTTCCACATGATGAACGAGGCGCGCATCGGTGTCGGCGCGGGCGCGGTGGCGCTCGGCTACACGGGCTACCTGCACGCGCTCGACTACGCGCGCAACCGGCCGCAGGGGCGTGCACTCGGGCCGGCCGGCAAGGATGCCGCGGCGCCGCAGGTGCCGATCGTCGCGCATCCGGACGTGCGGCGGATGCTGCTCGCGCAGAAGGCCTATGTCGAAGGCGGTCTCGCGCTGATCCTGTACTGCGCGAAGCTGGTCGACGAAGGGCGTGCGCACGACGACGCCGAGGTGCGCGCCAATGCCGCGCGCCTGCTCGACATCCTGACGCCGATCGCGAAAAGCTGGCCGTCGCAATGGTGTCTCGCCGCGAACGACCTCGCGATCCAGGTGCACGGCGGCTACGGCTACACGCGCGATTACGCGGTCGAGCGGCTCTATCGCGACAATCGCCTCAATCCGATTCACGAAGGCACGCACGGGATCCAGGCGCTCGACTTGCTGGGTCGCAAGGTTGCACAGGACGACGGCGCATTGCTGCGCGCGCTCGACGTGCGGATCGGCACGACCGTCGAACGCGCGCGGACGCTGGATGCCGGGATGCGCGAGCAGGCCGATGCGCTGGCGCAGCGCTGGGTGCGGCTGTGCGACGTCACGCAGCAGTTGGGCGCGATCGGCGATCCGCAGGCGCGGCTCGCGAACGCGAGCGTCTATCTGGAAGCGTTCGGCCATCTCGTCGTCGCATGGCTGTGGCTCGACGTGACGCTCGCCGCGCACGGGCACGGCGGCGATTTCCACGACGGCAAGCGTGCGGCGGCCCGTTACTTTTTCAACTGGGAATTACCGAAGGTGGATGCGCAGCTCGATCTGCTGTCGAGCGTCGACACGACGACGCTCGACATGCGCGACGCGTGGTTCTGA
- a CDS encoding NADPH:quinone oxidoreductase family protein: MKALLCTAFGPIDRLRIEDVAIPEPAAGQVRIQVKAASLNFPDALIVQGLYQVKPALPFSPGAEFAGVIDAVGEGVTTWRPGDSVVAFTGHGGFAEQCVADVHQIAALPPGMTFEQGAALVLAYGTSLHALQQRARLQQGETLLVLGAAGGVGLAAIEIAKALGARVIAAASSADKLALCREAGADETIDYATEDLRRRVDELTGGRGADVVYDPVGGAYSEAALRATAWHGRFLVVGFAAGEIPKIALNLALLKERDILGVFWGDAVRRDPAQHVANMRLLAEWFAAGKVRPAITERVSLTGAADAIARMASRQVKGKVVILLGA, encoded by the coding sequence ATGAAAGCCCTGTTGTGTACCGCATTCGGCCCGATCGACCGCTTGCGCATCGAGGACGTGGCGATTCCCGAACCGGCGGCCGGTCAGGTCCGGATTCAGGTGAAGGCGGCGTCGCTCAATTTCCCCGACGCGTTGATCGTCCAGGGCTTGTATCAGGTGAAGCCGGCGCTGCCGTTCTCGCCGGGCGCCGAGTTTGCCGGCGTGATCGATGCGGTCGGCGAAGGCGTCACCACCTGGCGGCCCGGCGATTCCGTGGTCGCGTTCACCGGGCACGGCGGGTTCGCGGAACAGTGCGTGGCCGACGTGCACCAGATTGCCGCGCTGCCGCCGGGCATGACGTTCGAGCAGGGCGCGGCGCTCGTGCTGGCCTACGGTACGTCGCTGCACGCATTGCAGCAGCGCGCGCGCCTGCAACAAGGCGAGACGCTGCTCGTGCTGGGCGCGGCGGGCGGCGTCGGGCTCGCCGCGATCGAGATCGCGAAGGCGCTCGGCGCGCGCGTGATCGCGGCGGCGTCGAGTGCGGACAAGCTGGCGCTGTGCCGTGAAGCGGGCGCCGACGAGACGATCGACTATGCGACCGAAGACCTGCGTCGCCGCGTGGACGAACTGACCGGCGGCCGCGGCGCCGACGTCGTCTACGATCCGGTGGGCGGCGCATACAGCGAGGCCGCTTTGCGCGCGACCGCCTGGCACGGCCGCTTCCTCGTGGTCGGCTTCGCGGCCGGCGAGATCCCGAAGATCGCGCTGAACCTGGCGCTGCTCAAGGAGCGCGACATTCTCGGCGTGTTCTGGGGCGACGCAGTGCGCCGCGACCCGGCGCAGCATGTGGCGAACATGCGTCTGCTCGCCGAATGGTTCGCGGCCGGCAAGGTGCGGCCCGCGATCACCGAGCGCGTGTCGCTGACCGGTGCGGCCGACGCGATCGCGCGGATGGCGAGCCGGCAGGTGAAGGGCAAGGTGGTGATCCTGCTGGGCGCGTGA
- a CDS encoding PadR family transcriptional regulator, which translates to MSLPHALLTALAERPGSGSELADRFDRSIGYFWQATHQQIYRELGRLEETGWIESLPAESGRGRKRAYRILPAGKKELRRWIAEQDDPMPLREALLVRLRAEAALGPAGLEDEIRRRIALHQEKLDLYLQIEARDFSEGADSRTKRLQHLVLQAGIANERFWVEFSQDALDILRLPKD; encoded by the coding sequence ATGTCCCTGCCTCACGCGCTTCTCACCGCTCTCGCCGAACGCCCCGGTTCGGGCTCCGAACTCGCCGACCGTTTCGATCGCTCGATCGGTTATTTCTGGCAGGCGACGCATCAGCAGATCTATCGCGAACTGGGGCGTCTCGAGGAAACGGGCTGGATCGAATCGCTGCCCGCCGAATCGGGGCGCGGCCGCAAGCGCGCGTACCGGATCCTGCCGGCCGGCAAGAAGGAACTGCGGCGCTGGATCGCCGAACAGGACGACCCGATGCCGCTGCGCGAAGCGCTGCTGGTGCGACTGCGTGCGGAAGCCGCGCTCGGTCCGGCCGGGCTCGAGGACGAAATCAGGCGACGTATCGCGCTTCACCAGGAGAAGCTCGACCTGTATCTACAGATCGAGGCGCGCGATTTTTCGGAAGGCGCCGATTCGCGCACGAAGCGCCTTCAGCACCTGGTATTGCAGGCCGGTATCGCGAACGAGCGGTTCTGGGTCGAGTTTTCGCAGGATGCGCTCGACATCCTGCGCCTGCCGAAGGACTGA
- a CDS encoding FAD-dependent oxidoreductase, with translation MTRYPHLTTPLELGFTSLRNRVLMGSMHVGLEEAPNGFERMAAFYAERARGEAGLIVTGGFAPNERGRPAPGGAMLTTEADAERHRVVTRAVHAEGGKIALQILHFGRYAYHPALVAPSVLKAPINPFTPHALSRDEVDETIADFVRCAALAQHAGYDGVEIMGSEGYLINEFIAARTNHRDDAWGGAYENRIRFAVEIVRRVRERVGAHFIVIYRLSMLDLVEGGSTLDEVIRLAQAIEAAGATILNTGIGWHEARIPTIATKVPRAAYAWVTRQLMGKVGIPLVATNRINTPEVAEQLLADGSCDMVSMARPFLADAEFVHKAREGRADEINTCIGCNQACLDHTFSGRITSCLVNPRACHETELVIRPAQQRKRIAVVGAGPAGLGFAVTAAERGHAVTLYEAGAEIGGQFNLAKKVPGKEEFNETLRYFRRQIELRGVALHVNTRATAEMLLQGEFDEVVIATGIVPRMPPIDGVGHAKTLGYLDVLRDDQAVGRSVAIVGAGGIGFDVAEFLVHRGDGKRVDADRFFAEWGVDRSYANAGGLGRARPEPTARQVHLLQRKASKVGDGLGKTTGWIHRTALKARGVGMSSAVTYRRIDDDGFHVTIDGVDQTLQVDNVVICAGQEPSRELAAQLQAAGCKVHLIGGAHEAAELDAKRAIHQGTTLAATL, from the coding sequence ATGACCCGCTATCCGCATTTGACGACCCCGCTCGAACTCGGCTTCACATCGCTCAGGAACCGCGTGCTGATGGGGTCGATGCACGTCGGCCTCGAGGAAGCGCCGAACGGCTTCGAGCGGATGGCGGCGTTCTATGCGGAGCGCGCAAGAGGCGAGGCCGGCCTGATCGTCACGGGCGGATTCGCGCCGAACGAGCGTGGCCGTCCGGCGCCGGGCGGCGCGATGCTGACGACCGAAGCGGATGCCGAGCGTCATCGCGTCGTGACGCGCGCGGTGCATGCGGAGGGCGGCAAGATCGCGCTGCAGATCCTGCATTTCGGGCGCTATGCGTATCACCCGGCGCTCGTCGCGCCCAGCGTGCTGAAGGCGCCGATCAACCCGTTTACGCCGCATGCGTTGAGCCGCGACGAAGTCGACGAGACGATCGCCGATTTCGTGCGATGCGCGGCGCTCGCGCAGCATGCGGGCTACGACGGCGTCGAGATCATGGGTTCCGAGGGCTACCTGATCAACGAATTCATTGCCGCCCGCACGAATCATCGCGACGACGCATGGGGCGGCGCTTACGAGAACCGCATCCGCTTCGCGGTCGAGATCGTGCGGCGCGTGCGTGAGCGGGTCGGCGCGCATTTCATTGTCATTTACCGGCTGTCGATGCTCGATCTCGTCGAAGGCGGCTCGACGCTCGACGAAGTGATCCGCCTCGCACAGGCGATCGAGGCGGCTGGCGCGACGATCCTCAATACCGGCATCGGCTGGCACGAGGCGCGCATTCCGACCATCGCGACCAAGGTGCCGCGTGCCGCATACGCATGGGTGACACGGCAACTGATGGGCAAGGTCGGCATTCCGCTCGTCGCGACCAACCGGATCAATACGCCGGAAGTCGCCGAGCAACTGCTCGCCGACGGCAGTTGCGACATGGTGTCGATGGCGCGGCCATTCCTTGCCGATGCCGAGTTCGTCCACAAGGCGCGGGAAGGGCGCGCGGACGAAATCAACACGTGCATCGGCTGCAATCAGGCGTGTCTCGACCATACGTTCAGCGGCAGGATCACGTCCTGTCTCGTGAATCCGCGTGCGTGCCACGAAACCGAACTCGTGATCCGCCCCGCGCAGCAGCGCAAGCGGATCGCGGTGGTCGGCGCCGGACCGGCGGGCCTCGGCTTTGCGGTCACGGCGGCCGAACGCGGTCACGCGGTGACGCTGTACGAAGCCGGTGCCGAGATCGGCGGCCAGTTCAATCTCGCGAAGAAGGTGCCGGGCAAGGAAGAGTTCAACGAAACGCTGCGCTACTTCCGCCGGCAGATCGAACTGCGCGGCGTGGCGCTTCACGTCAATACGCGCGCGACCGCCGAGATGCTGCTGCAGGGCGAGTTCGACGAAGTGGTGATCGCGACGGGCATCGTGCCGCGCATGCCGCCGATCGACGGCGTCGGGCATGCGAAGACGCTCGGCTATCTCGACGTACTGCGCGACGATCAGGCCGTGGGCCGCAGCGTCGCGATCGTCGGCGCCGGCGGAATCGGCTTCGATGTCGCGGAATTCCTCGTCCATCGCGGCGACGGCAAGCGTGTCGACGCGGACCGGTTCTTTGCCGAATGGGGTGTCGATCGATCGTATGCGAATGCCGGTGGCCTGGGCCGTGCGCGGCCCGAACCGACGGCGCGGCAGGTGCATCTGCTGCAGCGCAAGGCGTCGAAGGTCGGCGACGGGCTCGGCAAGACCACCGGATGGATTCATCGCACGGCGCTGAAGGCGCGCGGCGTCGGGATGTCGTCGGCGGTGACCTACCGGCGCATCGACGACGACGGATTCCACGTGACGATCGACGGCGTCGACCAGACGCTGCAGGTGGACAACGTGGTGATCTGCGCCGGGCAGGAACCGTCGCGCGAGCTGGCGGCGCAACTACAGGCCGCCGGATGCAAGGTTCACCTGATCGGCGGCGCGCACGAAGCCGCCGAGCTCGATGCAAAGCGCGCGATTCACCAGGGCACGACGCTGGCGGCCACCCTTTGA
- a CDS encoding nuclear transport factor 2 family protein → MTQSPLQVHPAVAKSLDTWHALIERKDLGALESIVHPDAVFRSPMAFKPYGPAPALLMALRTVITILGNFTYHRQFVADDGKNVVLEFSASVGDKALKGIDMIRFDDDGRIVEFEVMIRPFNALQALGAEMGARLGQQLPAFKVGG, encoded by the coding sequence ATGACGCAATCACCGCTGCAGGTTCATCCCGCTGTCGCGAAATCGCTCGACACATGGCATGCGCTGATCGAACGCAAGGATCTGGGCGCGCTGGAATCGATCGTCCATCCGGACGCCGTGTTCCGTTCGCCGATGGCGTTCAAGCCGTACGGGCCGGCGCCCGCGCTGTTGATGGCGCTGCGCACGGTGATCACGATCCTCGGGAATTTCACCTATCACCGCCAGTTCGTCGCCGACGACGGCAAGAACGTGGTGCTGGAGTTCAGCGCGAGCGTCGGCGACAAGGCGCTGAAGGGGATCGACATGATCCGCTTCGACGACGACGGGCGGATCGTCGAATTCGAGGTCATGATCCGTCCGTTCAATGCGCTGCAGGCGCTCGGCGCGGAAATGGGCGCGCGGCTCGGGCAGCAGCTGCCGGCGTTCAAGGTCGGCGGCTGA